TAAATCTGTGTTAAGGGGACTAGCTCGGTGTAGGAAGGCTCTGTCCAGATGGAAGAGGACTCATCCTACTAACTCTGCCACGCAAATTCAGTTGCTGCGCAGGGACTTGGAAGAGGAGGCTACTAAGCAGTTCCCTAATTTCTAATGACTGCGTCAACTTAAATGGGCACTCACAGTTGCTTTTAGAGAGGAGGAAACGTATTGGAGGTCTAAGAGTCGAGAATCCTGGCTTAAGCAGGTGATAAAGATACAACCTTCTTTCATAGGAGCGTACAATATAAGAGACTGAAGAATCGACTCAACTCCTTAGTTGACAAACACGGTTTTGAATGTTTTGAGGAGGGCTCTAAAGGTAACATTGCTGTGGAGTACTTCACTGAGTTGTTCAAAACCTTTAGCCCTGGTAACTTTGAGGAACTTTTAAAGGGTATGGCACTGAGGGTATCAGATGGGATGAACCAACAACTGGCGGCTCCGGTGACTGCGCAGGAGATTAAGCAAGCGGCGTTTAATATCAAGGGAGATAGTGCTCCGGGTGCTGATGGGTGGATTGGTGCCTTCTTTCGTCGGTATTGGTCAATAGTGGGTGATGATATCGTTAAGGAGATTCAATATTTCTTTGAGGATGGTGTTTTCCCACAGGACTGGAATCATACTCAAATCTGTCTCACTCCCAAGAAGGACAATGCCAACCAAATGAGGGATATGAGGCCAATCAGCTTGTGCTCAGTCCTCTACAAAATCGTTTCTAAGGTCTTATGCACAAGGCTCAAGAAATGTCTTCCGACTCTGGTCTCTGAGACACAAGGTGCGTTCGTCTCTGGAAGACAAATATCTGACAATATATTGATTGCCCATGAGATGGTTCACGCTCTGCGTACGCATGCTAAGTTCAATTCAGGTTTTGTAGCGATTAAGACGGATATGTCAAAGGCATACGACAGAGTTGAATGGGAATTTCTGGAACATCTTCTCATTCGTATGGGGTTTGCCACGAGATGGATTCAGTGGATAATGATGTGTGTATGCTCTGTCACATATTCAGTGCTCATCAATGGGAGCCCTTTCGGCTTTGTTACACCAGAGCGAGGAATCCGACAGGGAGATCCTCTTTCCCCATTTATGTTTATCTTGTGTGCTGAGGCATTGATCCATGTCATGGAAAGGAGGAGATCCTAGGGGCGTCTTACTGGGTTCAGTTTCAATGATTCTTGTCTGATTGTCCAATACTTACTATTTGCTGATAATAGCTTATTGGTCTGTCGTGCCACCAAGGAGGAATGTGAAGAACTCCTGGCATGCCTACAGTTATATGGTGAGGCATCAGGACAACAAATTAACTTTGAGAAGTCTGCAGTTACCTTTGGAAGTAAGACGCTTGTATCAAGTAAGCTGATGATCAAACAAACCCTAGGGATTACAACAGAGGGGGGAGAAGGTAATTATCTGGGATTGCCAGAGTGTTTCATTGGCTCAAAACAGGCTCTTTTGGCTTTGATTGGCGATAAACTCAAGAAGAGACTACAGGGGTGGTTTGCAAAGACTCTCTCCTTAGGGGGAAAAGAGATTCTACTTAAGTCGATAGCGTTGGCACTCCTAGTATACGCAATGTCTTGTTTTCGACTTAGTAAACATCTCTACAGGAAACTCACAAGTGCCATGCGTGATTTTCGGTGGAATAGTTGTCAGGGGAATAGGAAAATTAGTTGGGTGGCTTGGTCTGAGATGTGTAAATCTAAAGCAGATGGTGGTTTGGGTTTTAAAGATTTGGGAGATTTTAATCAAGCACTCCTTGCCAAGCAAGCTTGGAGAATCCTCAACAACCCGGAATCTCTAGTTTCTCGTTTCTACAAAAGCCGCTACTTTCGAAAATCAACTATCATGGAGTGCGGGTCTGGTTCAAGGCCTTATTATGCATGGAGAAGTATACTACATGGTCATAACCTCTTGAAGCAGGGTCTGATGAAGATGATAGGGAATGGTATGGATACTTTCGTCTGGAAAGAGAAATGGATCTTTGATAAACATCCTAGAGCCCCGTACCGGATGGACACCTTCTTCAATGTCAACCTGAAGGTGGTGGAGCTGCATAGCCAAGTGGATGGTCAATGGGACATAAAGAAGATAACTGCGTTGTTTCCACCTGATGATGCTAAACAGATTCTTGCGATGAAAATTGCAGCAACAAAGAGAAATCGTTACATATGGCCCTATATGCCTTCTGGTGCTTATTCTGTTAAAATTGGATACTGGTTGCTTCGGACCCTACCTTCAATCTCTGAGCCTCGCTCGGAAGATAGGATCAAGCTTACAAGTATGAAAGCGAAGGTGTGGAAACTGCAGACGGTACCAAAGATTCGAACTTTCCTCTGGAGAATGCTATCAGGTGATCTAACTGTTTCAGAAAGGCTTGCCTCACATGGATTAATTGTAGACACCAGATGCTCAATATGTGGTCACCAGGAGGAGACAATATGTCATATGCTGTTCTCATGTGCGGTTGCTAGACAAGCATGTGGCGTTGCTAATATTCCTCTGCCTTCTAGGGGCTTCTCTGACTCGGATTTGGTGGGGAACTGGGAACATTTGCTGACGGTAAAGCAAGACAAGTGGGTTCCGGAGGAGATTAGAAACATGATCCTCTGGCTGTTGTGGGAATTATGGAAATGGAGGAACATATTTCTATTTCAGGGGAAACAGGGCGATATACGGGAGCTGGTGGATAAAGCTTTCACGCACTCCTCACATTGGTTTGCGGCACAAGCTCTATAAGGCACCTTAGTCCAGCAGTGGACAGTGAGATGTCAAGCCCTTGAGGTTATATGGAGGAAACCAATGCCTAGAACTACGAAATGTAACATCGCAACGTCTTGGGGGAAGAGCTCCCCAATGGTTGGTGGTGCGTGGATTACTCGCGATAATCAAGGCCAGGTTCTCCATCATGCACGAACTGCTTTTGAGAGATCCAAAATGGAAATATTGGCAGGTCTTCGGTGTTTTCTGTGGGCTCTGGAAGCGATGCAGATTCTGCATATCACTCGGGTTGAACTGGTAATGGATAATGCTGCAGGTGTTGCAGCCATAAACAACCCTAAGGAATGGCCGCGGTTTGATTCGCTGCTGCAAGATATACATCTGATATTGTCGAGTTTTGATTATTGGGAATGCCACCATGTGCTAAGCTCGGCGAATAAAGTGGCAGTGGCTATTGCCAAGAGTGTAACACGAGAGGGGAGGCTCCAGTCGTATTTATCTTTGGGAGGCTCTTCATGGCTGCAAGATCAACTACGCAAAGACTATGAAGGTTAACTTGCTGAGTGGTATGTGTGGTAGGTTTTATTGTTGTTACCTGTTTCACTTGGAGGGTTGATTGACCTCAATATCAAGTATAGGTAGtggttggtttttttattttaccctTGTACTTTTTCCAGTCTTGGTTTCTattagatgacaaaaaaaaaaaaaactctaaagtCATTAATATTGTATCATAGATTATGAGATTCCAAGTTAAAATTGATTAGTAATGAATAGAGTGATTTCTATCTTTAAtgtagtagtatttttttaattttgacacTCAAACATGTTTCTTAATTCGTTTTGGCtccaataatataaattgttgttggacaatttttttttccttttcaaatttCTCATGTTTCTTGAAAGGCTTTAGTTGGACTTACTGTGTCACTTGTGGATTTGTAATAAGAACTTTTTGTCCATTATAAGCAGTTGTTTGGGCTTATGTCATATTCGGCCAATTAGTCATTTTGGGCTAATATGTCATTTTCTGAGTCGCGTAGGTCGATGCATGATACATGTGTTACAGTTCTTTTTTTCGTTAATTGCATATGTTTTTCTGTTTAGGACCTTTCTTGAACAAGATACTTCAACTAGTTTACTAGTACATTTTCCAGAATTAACTGTCGGTAGCtgtgaacaaaataaaaactaataattgtACTTTAGACTGTTGtgtcttctttatttatttaattactatCTGGACTCGGAGTATTAAGAAAGACAAGAGTATCctataaattttagataatgcTTTGTTAAGAGAAGTTATTGCACCATAGATGTAAGTTTTTGGAAAAACGTAGTTGATTTACAGAGccttttgcttttaattttgtttaacagAGTCCAGGGCCAGAAAACTTATATAACAAGTACCGtcaagagagaaaacaaatacaagCTTGGGGGTGCTTAgccaataaataaaatgaaaatgaaaaacacaataatcatcttttaaacaaaacaaataaattactatcttttacattgtttttttttttNNNNNNNNNNNNNNNNNNNNNNNNNNNNNNNNNNNNNNNNNNNNNNNNNNNNNNNNNNNNNNNNNNNNNNNNNNNNNNNNNNNNNNNNNNNNNNNNNNNNNNNNNNNNNNNNNNNNNNNNNNNNNNNNNNNNNNNNNNNNNNNNNNNNNNNNNNNNNNNNNNNNNNNNNNNNNNNNNNNNNNNNNNNNNNNNNNNNNNNNNNNNNNNNNNNNNNNNNNNNNNNNNNNNNNNNNNNNNNNNN
The sequence above is drawn from the Camelina sativa cultivar DH55 chromosome 4, Cs, whole genome shotgun sequence genome and encodes:
- the LOC109132435 gene encoding uncharacterized protein LOC109132435; translation: MSSTNSISSSQEVFKEQLFGPTTKRKAVEDDEVSSKVLKTVPVAFQQSPEQRDVVLRPSVEGARMRGNVMFVADKSGSGVFQKPPSSQRERHVLVEVLQSDSKVIDTRIFQGSTVFYITFVYGDPVRMREVVWERITRIGIQRDDPWLLTGDFNEIMDNSEKLGGPRRPESSFYPFRTMARSSRIIEIPSCGNSLSWGAQRDNVWVQCRLDGSFGNSGWFTLFPRANTEYLELMGSDHRPIITRLVGDDTKFRRRFIFDKRWISKPETTEIIREQWALEGANQSKSVLRGLARCRKALSRWKRTHPTNSATQIQLLRRDLEEEATKQSVQYKRLKNRLNSLVDKHGFECFEEGSKGNIAVEYFTELFKTFSPGNFEELLKGMALRVSDGMNQQLAAPVTAQEIKQAAFNIKGDSAPGADGWIGAFFRRYWSIVGDDIVKEIQYFFEDGVFPQDWNHTQICLTPKKDNANQMRDMRPISLCSVLYKIVSKVLCTRLKKCLPTLVSETQGAFVSGRQISDNILIAHEMVHALRTHAKFNSGFVAIKTDMSKAYDRVEWEFLEHLLIRMGLLVCRATKEECEELLACLQLYGEASGQQINFEKSAVTFGSKTLVSSKLMIKQTLGITTEGGEGNYLGLPECFIGSKQALLALIGDKLKKRLQGWFAKTLSLGGKEILLKSIALALLVYAMSCFRLSKHLYRKLTSAMRDFRWNSCQGNRKISWVAWSEMCKSKADGGLGFKDLGDFNQALLAKQAWRILNNPESLVSRFYKSRYFRKSTIMECGSGSRPYYAWRSILHGHNLLKQGLMKMIGNGMDTFVWKEKWIFDKHPRAPYRMDTFFNVNLKVVELHSQVDGQWDIKKITALFPPDDAKQILAMKIAATKRNRYIWPYMPSGAYSVKIGYWLLRTLPSISEPRSEDRIKLTSMKAKVWKLQTVPKIRTFLWRMLSGDLTVSERLASHGLIVDTRCSICGHQEETICHMLFSCAVARQACGVANIPLPSRGFSDSDLVGNWEHLLTVKQDKWVPEEIRNMILWLLWELWKWRNIFLFQGKQGDIRELVDKAFTHSSHWFAAQAL